The proteins below come from a single Zea mays cultivar B73 chromosome 8, Zm-B73-REFERENCE-NAM-5.0, whole genome shotgun sequence genomic window:
- the LOC100384013 gene encoding WAT1-related protein At5g07050-like isoform X1, whose amino-acid sequence MAVVAGDSESLMQRCKPYVAMISLQFGYAGMNVITKVSLNHGMSHYVLVVYRHAFATLSIAPFALVLERKVRPRMTLWAFLQIFVLALLGCVHRGGLVLFRVIALLVSCLAKLCSDSDCMRLCESFRAHRPVIDQNFYYAGLKFTSPTFSCAMSNMLPAMTFVLAVLFRMEKVNLKKARCVAKVVGTLVTVAGAMLMTLYKGRVVELVWTKHIHLHGPHPDAAAAAAAADKDWFTGSIFLIIATLAWASLFILQAATLKRYDAPLSLTTLICFVGTLQAIVVTFVMEREPSVWRIGFDMNLLAAAYAGIVTSSIAYYVQGLVIQSRGPVFASAFSPLMMIIVAIMGSFILAENIYLGGIIGSVLIVAGLYSVLWGKHKENEEKEGEAAMEIPVAIKAVDGNGRIMEIVELDEVQLEKAQANTNANANAAVAVTAVPAAEARMQGKDDQA is encoded by the exons ATGGCGGTCGTCGCCGGAGACAGCGAGTCGCTGATGCAGCGGTGCAAGCCGTACGTGGCGATGATCTCGCTGCAGTTCGGGTACGCCGGCATGAACGTCATCACCAAGGTGTCGCTCAACCACGGCATGAGCCACTACGTGCTCGTCGTCTACCGCCACGCCTTCGCCACGCTCTCCATCGCGCCCTTCGCGCTCGTGCTCGAGCGCAAGGTCCGCCCCAGGATGACGCTCTGGGCCTTCCTCCAGATCTTCGTCCTCGCGCTGCTCGGGTGCGTGCACAGGGGGGGCTTGGTTCTGTTCCGAGTTATTGCGCTGTTAGTTTCTTGCTTGGCAaaactctgctctgactctgattGCATGCGGCTCTGCGAATCGTTTCGTGCGCACAGGCCGGTGATCGACCAGAACTTCTACTACGCGGGGCTCAAGTTCACCTCGCCGACCTTCTCCTGCGCCATGAGCAACATGCTCCCCGCCATgaccttcgtcctggccgtgctcttcag GATGGAGAAGGTGAACCTGAAGAAGGCGAGGTGCGTGGCCAAGGTGGTAGGAACGCTCGTGACGGTGGCCGGCGCCATGCTCATGACGCTCTACAAGGGCCGCGTCGTCGAGTTGGTCTGGACCAAGCACATACACCTCCACGGCCCGCACCCGGACGCcgccgctgctgccgccgccgccgacaaGGACTGGTTCACCGGCTCCATTTTCCTCATCATCGCTACCCTCGCCTGGGCGTCCCTCTTCATCCTCCAG GCCGCCACGCTGAAGAGGTACGACGCGCCGCTGTCGCTGACCACCCTCATCTGCTTCGTGGGCACCCTGCAGGCCATCGTCGTCACCTTCGTCATGGAGCGCGAGCCCTCCGTGTGGAGGATCGGCTTCGACATGAACCTCCTAGCCGCCGCCTACGCT GGCATAGTGACGTCCAGCATTGCCTACTACGTGCAAGGGCTGGTGATCCAGAGCCGGGGCCCTGTCTTCGCCTCCGCCTTCAGCCCCCTCATGATGATCATCGTCGCCATCATGGGCTCCTTCATCCTCGCAGAGAACATCTACCTCGGCGG gaTCATCGGGTCCGTGCTGATTGTCGCCGGCCTGTACTCGGTGCTGTGGGGTAAGCACAAAGAGAACGAGGAGAAGGAGGGAGAGGCGGCCATGGAGATCCCCGTGGCGATCAAGGCCGTCGACGGCAATGGCAGGATCATGGAGATCGTGGAGCTGGACGAGGTGCAGCTGGAGAAAGCCCAGGCCAACACCAACGCCAACGCCAACGCGGCCGTCGCCGTCACGgcggtccccgcggcggaggcccGGATGCAGGGCAAGGACGACCAGGCTTAA
- the LOC100384013 gene encoding WAT1-related protein At5g07050-like, which yields MAVVAGDSESLMQRCKPYVAMISLQFGYAGMNVITKVSLNHGMSHYVLVVYRHAFATLSIAPFALVLERKVRPRMTLWAFLQIFVLALLGPVIDQNFYYAGLKFTSPTFSCAMSNMLPAMTFVLAVLFRMEKVNLKKARCVAKVVGTLVTVAGAMLMTLYKGRVVELVWTKHIHLHGPHPDAAAAAAAADKDWFTGSIFLIIATLAWASLFILQAATLKRYDAPLSLTTLICFVGTLQAIVVTFVMEREPSVWRIGFDMNLLAAAYAGIVTSSIAYYVQGLVIQSRGPVFASAFSPLMMIIVAIMGSFILAENIYLGGIIGSVLIVAGLYSVLWGKHKENEEKEGEAAMEIPVAIKAVDGNGRIMEIVELDEVQLEKAQANTNANANAAVAVTAVPAAEARMQGKDDQA from the exons ATGGCGGTCGTCGCCGGAGACAGCGAGTCGCTGATGCAGCGGTGCAAGCCGTACGTGGCGATGATCTCGCTGCAGTTCGGGTACGCCGGCATGAACGTCATCACCAAGGTGTCGCTCAACCACGGCATGAGCCACTACGTGCTCGTCGTCTACCGCCACGCCTTCGCCACGCTCTCCATCGCGCCCTTCGCGCTCGTGCTCGAGCGCAAGGTCCGCCCCAGGATGACGCTCTGGGCCTTCCTCCAGATCTTCGTCCTCGCGCTGCTCGG GCCGGTGATCGACCAGAACTTCTACTACGCGGGGCTCAAGTTCACCTCGCCGACCTTCTCCTGCGCCATGAGCAACATGCTCCCCGCCATgaccttcgtcctggccgtgctcttcag GATGGAGAAGGTGAACCTGAAGAAGGCGAGGTGCGTGGCCAAGGTGGTAGGAACGCTCGTGACGGTGGCCGGCGCCATGCTCATGACGCTCTACAAGGGCCGCGTCGTCGAGTTGGTCTGGACCAAGCACATACACCTCCACGGCCCGCACCCGGACGCcgccgctgctgccgccgccgccgacaaGGACTGGTTCACCGGCTCCATTTTCCTCATCATCGCTACCCTCGCCTGGGCGTCCCTCTTCATCCTCCAG GCCGCCACGCTGAAGAGGTACGACGCGCCGCTGTCGCTGACCACCCTCATCTGCTTCGTGGGCACCCTGCAGGCCATCGTCGTCACCTTCGTCATGGAGCGCGAGCCCTCCGTGTGGAGGATCGGCTTCGACATGAACCTCCTAGCCGCCGCCTACGCT GGCATAGTGACGTCCAGCATTGCCTACTACGTGCAAGGGCTGGTGATCCAGAGCCGGGGCCCTGTCTTCGCCTCCGCCTTCAGCCCCCTCATGATGATCATCGTCGCCATCATGGGCTCCTTCATCCTCGCAGAGAACATCTACCTCGGCGG gaTCATCGGGTCCGTGCTGATTGTCGCCGGCCTGTACTCGGTGCTGTGGGGTAAGCACAAAGAGAACGAGGAGAAGGAGGGAGAGGCGGCCATGGAGATCCCCGTGGCGATCAAGGCCGTCGACGGCAATGGCAGGATCATGGAGATCGTGGAGCTGGACGAGGTGCAGCTGGAGAAAGCCCAGGCCAACACCAACGCCAACGCCAACGCGGCCGTCGCCGTCACGgcggtccccgcggcggaggcccGGATGCAGGGCAAGGACGACCAGGCTTAA